Proteins co-encoded in one Bradyrhizobium sp. 170 genomic window:
- a CDS encoding protein phosphatase CheZ, producing MSVNRKRFRIEQALLGDAPIMMPAVEGGEIGPMHREIMAELRAIRTQMAGFGHTPAASTGQSEITREIAESHALLETYRAQIEQCAKLKVELDLIHDAINRTKREIATLHGKSFDGQEMAKVNGELGAVVGGTEQATQQILEAVEAIDQAATALSKNISPDQQKLLSEEIQERVVAIFEACNFQDLTGQRISKVMSTMKFIEQHINAMMDIWGGVDAIKAHAPPIVDTREGDAKLLNGPKLDGDDGHASQNDIDALFD from the coding sequence ATGTCGGTCAATCGCAAACGTTTTCGTATCGAACAAGCCCTTCTGGGCGACGCGCCAATTATGATGCCTGCCGTCGAAGGCGGCGAGATCGGCCCGATGCATCGTGAGATCATGGCCGAGCTGCGCGCGATCCGCACGCAGATGGCGGGCTTCGGCCACACCCCCGCCGCTTCGACCGGGCAGTCGGAGATCACGCGCGAGATTGCCGAATCGCACGCGTTGCTGGAAACCTATCGTGCCCAGATCGAGCAGTGCGCAAAGCTCAAGGTCGAGCTTGACCTCATTCACGATGCGATCAACCGCACCAAACGCGAAATCGCCACGCTGCACGGCAAGAGCTTTGACGGCCAGGAAATGGCCAAGGTCAATGGCGAGCTCGGCGCCGTCGTCGGCGGCACCGAACAGGCCACCCAGCAAATTCTCGAGGCCGTCGAGGCGATCGACCAGGCCGCCACCGCATTGTCCAAGAACATCTCGCCCGACCAGCAAAAGCTGCTCAGCGAGGAAATCCAGGAACGCGTCGTCGCGATCTTCGAGGCCTGCAATTTCCAGGACTTGACGGGCCAGCGCATCAGCAAGGTGATGAGCACGATGAAGTTCATCGAGCAGCACATCAATGCAATGATGGACATCTGGGGTGGCGTCGATGCCATCAAGGCGCACGCTCCCCCGATCGTCGATACCCGCGAAGGCGACGCCAAGCTGCTGAACGGCCCGAAGCTGGACGGCGACGACGGTCACGCCTCGCAGAACGACATCGACGCGCTGTTCGATTGA
- a CDS encoding co-chaperone GroES — MAKTKFRPLHDRVVVKRIDAEEKTKGGIIIPDSAKEKPSQGEITAVGPGGRDEAGKLIPIDLKVGDRVLFGKWSGTEVKLDGEELLIMKESDIMGVLT; from the coding sequence ATGGCCAAAACCAAATTCCGTCCGCTGCACGACCGCGTCGTGGTCAAGCGCATCGATGCCGAAGAGAAGACCAAGGGCGGCATCATCATTCCCGACAGCGCCAAGGAAAAGCCGTCGCAGGGCGAAATCACCGCCGTGGGCCCGGGCGGCCGCGACGAGGCCGGCAAGCTGATTCCGATCGACCTCAAGGTCGGCGACCGCGTGCTGTTCGGCAAATGGTCGGGCACCGAGGTCAAGCTCGACGGCGAGGAACTCCTGATCATGAAGGAGTCCGACATCATGGGCGTGCTGACCTAA
- the groL gene encoding chaperonin GroEL (60 kDa chaperone family; promotes refolding of misfolded polypeptides especially under stressful conditions; forms two stacked rings of heptamers to form a barrel-shaped 14mer; ends can be capped by GroES; misfolded proteins enter the barrel where they are refolded when GroES binds): protein MAAKDVKFSGDARDRMLRGVDVLANAVKVTLGPKGRNVVIEKSFGAPRITKDGVTVAKEIELEDKFENMGAQMLREVASKTNDTAGDGTTTATVLAQAIVREGAKSVAAGMNPMDLKRGIDIAVTAVVKDIEKRAKPVASSAEVAQIGTISANGDAAIGKMIAQAMQKVGNEGVITVEENKSLDTEVDIVEGMKFDRGYLSPYFITNAEKMTAELEDVYVLLHEKKLSGLQSMLPVLEAVVQSGRPLLIIAEDVEGEALATLVVNRLRGGLKVAAVKAPGFGDRRKAMLEDIAILTGGQLISDELGMKLESVTINMLGRAGKVVIDKENTTIVKGAGKKKGIEARVTQIKAQIEETTSDYDREKLQERLAKLAGGVAVIRVGGATEIEVKEKKDRVEDALNATRAAVQEGIVPGGGVALLRAKKAVGRINHDNSDVQAGINIVLKALEAPVRQISENAGVEGSIVVGKILENKSETFGFDAQTEEYVDMVDKGIIDPAKVVRTALQDASSVAGLLVTTEAMVAELPREPAPAMPGGGGGMGGMGGMGF from the coding sequence ATGGCTGCCAAAGACGTTAAATTTTCCGGCGATGCCCGCGACCGCATGCTGCGCGGCGTCGACGTTCTCGCCAACGCGGTGAAGGTGACGCTCGGTCCGAAGGGCCGCAACGTCGTGATCGAGAAGAGCTTCGGCGCTCCGCGCATCACCAAGGACGGCGTCACCGTCGCCAAGGAAATCGAACTCGAGGACAAGTTCGAGAACATGGGCGCGCAGATGCTGCGCGAGGTCGCCTCCAAGACCAACGACACCGCCGGCGACGGCACCACCACGGCGACCGTGCTGGCACAGGCGATCGTGCGCGAAGGCGCCAAGTCGGTCGCCGCCGGCATGAACCCGATGGACCTCAAGCGCGGTATCGACATCGCCGTGACCGCCGTGGTCAAGGACATCGAGAAGCGCGCCAAGCCGGTCGCCTCCTCCGCAGAGGTCGCCCAGATCGGCACTATCTCGGCCAATGGCGATGCCGCCATCGGCAAGATGATCGCCCAGGCGATGCAGAAGGTCGGCAATGAAGGCGTGATCACGGTCGAGGAGAACAAGTCGCTCGATACCGAAGTCGACATCGTCGAGGGCATGAAGTTCGACCGCGGCTACCTGTCGCCCTACTTCATCACCAACGCCGAAAAGATGACGGCCGAGCTCGAGGACGTCTACGTGCTGCTGCACGAGAAGAAGTTGAGCGGCCTGCAGTCGATGCTGCCGGTGCTGGAAGCCGTGGTGCAGTCCGGTCGCCCGCTCCTGATCATCGCCGAGGACGTCGAGGGCGAGGCGCTGGCGACGCTGGTCGTCAACCGCCTGCGCGGTGGCCTGAAGGTTGCCGCCGTCAAGGCGCCGGGCTTCGGCGATCGCCGCAAGGCGATGCTGGAAGACATCGCGATCCTGACCGGCGGTCAGCTGATCTCGGATGAACTCGGCATGAAGCTCGAAAGCGTCACCATCAACATGCTCGGCCGCGCCGGCAAGGTGGTGATCGACAAGGAGAACACCACGATCGTCAAGGGCGCCGGCAAGAAAAAGGGCATCGAAGCCCGCGTCACGCAGATCAAGGCGCAGATCGAGGAAACCACCTCGGACTACGACCGCGAGAAGCTGCAGGAGCGTCTGGCCAAGCTCGCCGGCGGCGTCGCGGTGATCCGCGTCGGTGGCGCGACCGAGATCGAGGTCAAGGAAAAGAAGGACCGCGTCGAGGACGCCCTCAACGCGACCCGAGCGGCCGTGCAGGAAGGCATCGTGCCGGGCGGCGGCGTCGCGCTGCTGCGCGCCAAGAAGGCCGTCGGCCGCATCAACCACGACAATTCCGACGTTCAGGCCGGTATCAATATCGTGCTGAAGGCGCTGGAAGCTCCGGTTCGCCAGATCTCGGAAAACGCCGGTGTCGAAGGCTCGATCGTGGTCGGCAAGATCCTGGAGAACAAGTCCGAGACCTTCGGCTTCGACGCCCAGACCGAGGAATATGTCGACATGGTCGACAAGGGCATCATCGACCCGGCCAAGGTGGTTCGTACCGCGCTGCAGGACGCTTCGTCGGTCGCAGGCCTGCTGGTGACCACCGAAGCCATGGTCGCCGAACTGCCGAGGGAGCCGGCGCCGGCGATGCCCGGCGGTGGCGGCGGCATGGGGGGAATGGGCGGAATGGGCTTTTAG